A genomic region of Trifolium pratense cultivar HEN17-A07 linkage group LG3, ARS_RC_1.1, whole genome shotgun sequence contains the following coding sequences:
- the LOC123914079 gene encoding nuclear intron maturase 4, mitochondrial-like, which translates to MAKVTTTSHFLKSLHSLSFFRLTSSLATELASLIEQNSSPAKTTNPKPQTRMQLKRFLELRIKKRVKSQLSHHDGKFHNLIQNVVSNPQTLLDAYNIIKINSNIVTVSANSAENKAEDNGDGYFLNDVAQCLNEGSFDVNANTYSISTRKKKKRRGFDEKEEEMLMLDLVLPNLKLRVVQEALRIVLEVIFKPNFLKISHGCRSGRGRVAALKYICKSVVSPDWWFTLLVEKKIDGLLMEKLVCVMEDRIEDGCLFDLIRSMFDARVLNFEFGGFPKGDGLPQEGILSPILMNIYLDLFDSEFHRLSMKYEGVRGGGEVIDGDKPSSALRSWFRRQLGGSSNGGVGVVESSGVKVYCIRFMDEIFFAVSGSRDCAVSFKSEIENYLKESLMLDVGDRTNVLPCVGAGSGVRFLGSLVKRNVEDSPAVKAVHKMKDKVEMFALQKLEVWNYGTARIGKKWLGHGLKKVKESEIKHLADSSSLLSQVSRFRKSGMETDHWYKQLLKIWMQDVGVKNAKSEENVLSKLVGEPALPQELTDSFYEFMKQTEKYISTEADSIIKLLPNNNSSTEQVIAKTEIIAPVYAIKKRLERYGLATPDGFARSANLLVMHDTSEIIDWFSGIACRWLKWYENCANFNEIKLLISDQVRKSCIRTLATKYRIHESEIEKRFDEELIRLPPTQDAEKETMNEELGVEVFDNDEALMYGITYSGLCLLSLARIVTEARPCNCFVVGCLASAPRVYTLHVMERQKSPSWKTGFSTCIHPSLNKRRLGLCKQHLRDLYLGHISLQSIDFGAWK; encoded by the coding sequence ATGGCCAAAGTCACCACCACTTCCCATTTTCTCAAATCACTTCACTCACTCTCCTTTTTCAGACTCACCTCTTCACTAGCAACAGAACTCGCCTCATTAATCGAACAAAACTCTTCTCCCGCCAAAACCactaaccctaaaccccaaactcGTATGCAACTTAAACGATTCCTCGAGCTCCGAATCAAAAAACGAGTCAAATCACAACTCTCTCACCACGACGGTAAATTCCACAACTTAATCCAAAACGTCGTTTCAAATCCCCAAACCCTCTTAGACGCTTACAACATCATCAAAATCAACTCCAACATCGTAACCGTTTCCGCAAATTCCGCTGAAAATAAAGCCGAAGATAACGGAGACGGTTATTTCCTCAATGACGTGGCACAATGCCTTAACGAAGGTAGTTTTGATGTGAATGCGAATACTTATTCGATTTCGacgagaaagaagaagaagagaagaggaTTTGATGAGAAGGAGGAAGAGATGTTGATGTTGGATTTGGTGCTTCCTAATTTGAAGCTGAGAGTTGTTCAGGAAGCGTTGAGGATTGTTTTAGAAGTGATTTTTAAGCCGAATTTCTTGAAGATTTCGCACGGTTGTCGGAGTGGAAGAGGACGTGTGGCGGCGTTGAAGTATATATGTAAAAGTGTGGTGAGTCCTGATTGGTGGTTTACTTTGCTAGTGGAGAAGAAAATTGATGGATTATTGATGGAGAAGTTGGTTTGTGTAATGGAGGATAGGATTGAGGATggttgtttgtttgatttgattagGAGTATGTTTGATGCTagggttttgaattttgagtttgGTGGTTTTCCTAAGGGAGATGGTTTGCCTCAAGAAGGGATTTTGTCTCCGATTTTGATGAATATTTATCTTGATTTGTTTGATAGTGAGTTTCATAGGTTGTCGATGAAATATGAAGGTGTGCGCGGCGGTGGAGAGGTTATTGATGGTGATAAGCCGAGCTCTGCATTGCGCAGTTGGTTTAGGAGACAGTTGGGTGGTAGTAGTAATGGTGGtgttggtgttgttgagagTTCTGGTGTTAAAGTTTACTGTATTAGGTTTATGGATGAGATTTTTTTCGCGGTTTCTGGTTCTAGGGATTGTGCTGTTAGTTTTAAGTCTGAGATTGAGAATTATTTGAAAGAGTCTTTGATGTTGGATGTTGGGGATCGGACCAATGTGTTGCCTTGTGTAGGGGCTGGTAGCGGTGTTCGGTTTTTGGGGAGCTTGGTAAAGAGGAATGTTGAAGACAGTCCTGCTGTGAAAGCGGTTCACAAGATGAAAGATAAAGTTGAAATGTTTGCCTTGCAGAAGCTTGAGGTTTGGAATTATGGGACGGCTAGAATAGGGAAGAAATGGTTGGGTCATGGTTTGAAGAAAGTGAAAGAATCAGAGATCAAACATTTAGCTGATAGTAGCTCGCTTCTTAGTCAGGTTTCGCGTTTCCGAAAGTCCGGGATGGAAACTGATCATTGGTATAAGCAGTTGTTGAAGATATGGATGCAGGATGTTGGAGTGAAAAATGCCAAAAGTGAAGAAAATGTCTTGTCTAAGTTAGTTGGAGAGCCGGCACTTCCGCAAGAACTAACAGATTCGTTTTACGAGTTTATGAAACAGACAGAGAAGTATATATCTACAGAGGCAGATTCTATTATCAAGCTGCTGCCGAATAATAACAGCTCGACAGAACAGGTAATAGCTAAAACCGAGATCATTGCTCCTGTCTATGCCATAAAAAAGCGTCTCGAGAGGTATGGATTGGCTACACCAGATGGTTTTGCACGATCTGCTAATTTGCTTGTCATGCACGATACTAGTGAAATTATTGACTGGTTTTCGGGGATTGCTTGCCGCTGGCTGAAATGGTACGAGAACTGTGCTAACTTTAATGAGATAAAGCTTTTGATATCTGATCAAGTTAGGAAATCATGCATTCGTACTTTAGCAACAAAGTATCGGATACATGAATCGGAGATAGAAAAACGGTTTGATGAAGAACTTATCAGGCTTCCACCAACACAGGACGCAGAGAAGGAGACAATGAATGAAGAATTGGGTGTTGAAGTTTTTGACAACGACGAGGCGTTAATGTACGGAATCACATATAGTGGTTTGTGTTTGTTGTCTCTGGCAAGAATTGTGACTGAAGCAAGACCGTGTAATTGTTTTGTAGTAGGGTGCTTAGCTTCAGCACCAAGAGTCTATACTCTTCATGTAATGGAAAGACAAAAGTCTCCAAGCTGGAAAACTGGGTTTTCGACCTGCATTCATCCAAGCTTAAATAAACGGCGATTAGGGTTGTGTAAGCAGCATTTGAGGGATTTGTATCTTGGTCATATATCACTTCAGTCCATTGACTTTGGTGCATGGAAGTGA